The following proteins come from a genomic window of Takifugu rubripes chromosome 11, fTakRub1.2, whole genome shotgun sequence:
- the zbtb44 gene encoding zinc finger and BTB domain-containing protein 44 isoform X2 → MGAKTFTHSSSSHSQEMLEKLNALRNDGHLCDVTIRVQDKLFLAHKVVLACCSEFFRSKLLGRPEDEDKFVLDLHHVTVSGFAPLLEYAYTSTLSISTENIIDVLAAASYMQMFAVASTCSEFMKSSILWSPSSGNNGSNGNMEVDKAHEAPAESASSNCAMTPLDGSVSPVSSDCSVMERNVPVCRESRRKRKSFMTMASPESPLKCSAQMVTTSPQIPNPSPSFSDGAAQPMESSLAFPWTFPFGIDRRFHSDKAKLPESPRCLDQGAAGTSEVVVARRLGDYLACESSKVASSPVAAEEEDVRVKVERLSDEEVQEPPQPVSASQSSLSDQQTVPGSEQVQEELLISPQSSSIGSMDEGMSEGLPSMQNAPNSGSHAEDDERLEGIQYPYHLYISPSARSSTNGPDRPFQCPTCGVRFTRIQNLKQHMLIHSGIKPFQCDRCGKKFTRAYSLKMHRLKHEVISSCPTT, encoded by the exons ATGGGGGCGAAGACCTTcacccacagctccagctcccacagccaggagatgctggagaagcTCAACGCCTTACGCAACGACGGTCACCTGTGCGACGTCACCATCCGGGTCCAGGACAAGCTCTTCCTGGCCCACAAAGTGGTTCTGGCCTGCTGCAGCGAGTTCTTCCGCTCTAAGCTCCTGGGCCGGCCGGAGGACGAGGACAAGTTCGTGCTGGACCTCCACCACGTGACCGTCAGCGGCTTCGCTCCGCTGCTGGAATACGCCTACACGTCGACGCTGTCCATCAGCACGGAGAACATCATCGACGTCCTGGCGGCGGCGAGCTACATGCAGATGTTCGCGGTGGCGAGCACGTGCTCGGAGTTCATGAAGTCCAGTATCCTGTGGAGCCCGAGCAGCGGCAACAACGGCAGCAACGGCAACATGGAGGTGGACAAGGCGCACGAGGCGCCGGCGGAGAGCGCCTCGTCCAACTGCGCCATGACGCCGCTGGACGGCAGCGTGTCCCCCGTCTCCTCCGACTGCAGCGTGATGGAGAGGAACGTCCCCGTGTGTCGCGAGTCTCGGCGGAAGCGCAAGAGCTTCATGACGATGGCGTCGCCCGAGAGTCCGCTCAAATGCAGCGCGCAGATGGTCACCACCTCCCCGCAGATCCCCAACCCCTCGCCGTCCTTCTCCGACGGCGCCGCCCAGCCCATGGAGTCCTCCCTGGCCTTCCCGTGGACCTTTCCCTTCGGCATCGACAGGCGGTTCCACTCCGACAAGGCGAAGCTCCCGGAGAGCCCCCGCTGTTTGGATCAGGGCGCCGCGGGGACGTCGGAGGTGGTGGTCGCGCGGCGCCTCGGCGACTATCTCGCCTGCGAGAGCTCCAAGGTGGCGTCGTCGCCGGTggcggcggaggaggaagacgtgAGGGTGAAAGTGGAGCGCCTGAGTGACGAGGAGGTCCAGGAACCTCCGCAGCCGGTCAGTGCCTCTCAGAGCTCCCTGAGCGACCAGCAGACGGTTCCTGGAAGCGAGCAGGTCCAGGAAGAGCTCCTCATCAGTCCGCAGTCCTCGTCTATAG gATCGATGGATGAGGGCATGTCTGAAGGTTTGCCCTCCATGCAGAACGCCCCGAACAGCGGAAGCCACGCCGAGGATGACGAAAG GTTAGAAGGGATTCAGTACCCGTATCACCTGTACATCAGCCCCTCGGCCCGGTCCAGCACCAACGGGCCCGACAGACCCTTCCAATGTCCCACCTGCGGAGTCAGATTCACACGCATTCAAAACCTGAAGCAGCACATGCTCATTCACTCCG GCATTAAACCTTTCCAGTGTGACCGCTGTGGGAAAAAATTCACACGGGCCTACTCCCTAAAGATGCATCGGCTGAAGCACGAAG TGATTTCCTCGTGCCCGACTACCTGA
- the pou2af2 gene encoding POU domain class 2-associating factor 2: MEADYSKRVYQGVRVKHTVKDLLAEKRSRQTAGPRYNGGSPSPSSLVQVPGSHVLPGYYGMRRPFISDSDFSNKQFSPDVYSTTLAGKPLSCESAAVGGYPSLIDSYYPEAFGEYRSTAAFSAPGGSFLPSSALSSLLPSYVGESSHLFVRDSWDQSVPEPVSQVEPLCPTSLASVPPSMSSPDPPGSPSQYRSPSRSSSMSGQPYALHPLEDAHYHSLTPSTSYPLASAPFPCPPYMSSPIGDLVSKMGTEETPEGQVGLSADGEGHPCWPKEDGMNSWSPYEVRRAF, from the exons ATGGAGGCAG ATTATTCCAAGCGGGTCTACCAGGGCGTCCGGGTCAAGCACACGGTCAAAGACCTCCTGGCTGAGAAACGTTCCCGGCAGACCGCCGGGCCCCGATACAAC GGCGGCTCCCCCAGTCCATCCTCCCTGGTCCAGGTTCCAG GCTCCCACGTGCTGCCCGGCTACTACGGCATGAGGCGCCCCTTCATCTCCGACTCGGACTTCTCCAACAAGCAGTTCTCGCCGGACGTCTACTCCACCACGCTGGCAGGGAAACCGCTGTCCTGCGAGTCCGCCGCCGTGGGCGGGTACCCCTCGCTCATCGACAGCTACTACCCAGAGGCCTTTGGCGAGTACCGCAGCACCGCCGCCTTCTCCGCCCCCGGAGGCTCCTTCCTGCCCTCGTCGGCGCTCTCGTCCCTGCTGCCGAGCTACGTCGGAGAGTCCTCGCACCTGTTTGTG AGGGATTCGTGGGACCAGTCAGTCCCAGAGCCAGTGTCCCAGGTGGAGCCTCTGTGCCCCACCAGCCTGGCCTCTGTTCCACCCTCCATGTCCAGCCCAGACCCCCCCGGGAGTCCGTCCCAGTACCGCTCCCccagccgctcctcctccaTGAGCGGTCAGCCCTACGCCCTGCACCCCCTGGAAGATGCCCACTACCACTCCTTAACCCCGAGCACCTCCTACCCCCTGGCCTCCGCCCCCTTCCCCTGCCCCCCCTACATGAGCAGCCCCATCGGAGACCTCGTGTCCAAGATGGGGACGGAGGAGACGCCGGAGGGGCAGGTGGGCCTCAGCGCCGACGGCGAGGGGCACCCCTGCTGGCCCAAAGAGGACGGAATGAACTCCTGGTCCCCCTACGAGGTCAGGAGGGCCTTCTGA
- the pou2af1 gene encoding POU domain class 2-associating factor 1 isoform X3 — MHWDKSLARPKPYQGVRVRDPVKELLRRKRSLELQSTKTAPPAVDAVNPSGQSSYAPVFSSDGGVCHPAEASDAAQQGWRAPPGAGAGLQLGATPWSPTDCGQQDGSTQPMAYSATPALAADVYMQTLCPSYTMLTYTHTPLLTNFGTIPMAPAQATLPQMELPDSGLTYLPWAQPLTTISTMSNPGVQFAASAAALPASPLVHMPLSMSLTTMIPQPDPQTTDPELHQDPHPQLDCELPDQPLDEDSGSESESPSLLDKLLEERKAEEEGVKDSYRSSLFIPNV, encoded by the exons ATGCACTGGGACAAAT CCCTGGCAAGACCCAAACCGTACCAAGGTGTCCGCGTCAGAGACCCCGTCAAAGAactgctgaggaggaagaggagcctagagctgcagagcacaaagacggcgccccctgctgtg GATGCGGTGAATCCGAGCGGCCAATCGTCGTACGCGCCAG TCTTCAGCTCTGATGGCGGCGTGTGCCACCCCGCCGAGGCCAGCGACGCGGCGCAGCAGGGCTGGAGGGCCCCCCCTGGCGCCGGCGCCGGCCTGCAGCTGGGAGCGACCCCCTGGTCTCCGACCGACTGCGGCCAACAGGATGGCTCGACTCAGCCGATGGCGTACTCGGCCACGCCCGCCCTCGCCGCTGACGTGTACATGCAGACCCTGTGTCCCAGCTACACCATGCTGACCTACACCCACACCCCCCTGCTGACCAATTTTGGG ACCATACCGATGGCCCCTGCACAAGCTACCCTCCCTCAGATGGAGCTCCCAGACTCTGGGTTAACCTACCTCCCCTGGGCCCAACCCCTCACCACCATATCCACCATGTCCAACCCGGGGGTCCAGTTCGCCGCCAGTGCTGCAGCCCTTCCGGCGTCACCTCTGGTCCACATGCCTCTGTCCATGTCTCTGACCACCATGATCCCTCAGCCGGACCCTCAGACTACAGATCCGGAGCTCCACCAGGACCCACACCCCCAGCTGGACTGTGAGCTGCCTGACCAGCCTCTGGACGAGGACTCTGGGTCTGAGTCAGAATCCCCAAGCCTGTTGGATAAACTCCTGGAGGAACGAAAAGCTGAGGAAGAGGGGGTCAAGGACTCGTACAGGAGCTCCCTCTTCATTCCAAATGTCTGA
- the pou2af1 gene encoding POU domain class 2-associating factor 1 isoform X1: MGGALEAEDTATDSAPSVVFLSYPSIAPELTRVLPHFKLFLPYVGGGNLLQPCPKCCPSISLARPKPYQGVRVRDPVKELLRRKRSLELQSTKTAPPAVDAVNPSGQSSYAPVFSSDGGVCHPAEASDAAQQGWRAPPGAGAGLQLGATPWSPTDCGQQDGSTQPMAYSATPALAADVYMQTLCPSYTMLTYTHTPLLTNFGTIPMAPAQATLPQMELPDSGLTYLPWAQPLTTISTMSNPGVQFAASAAALPASPLVHMPLSMSLTTMIPQPDPQTTDPELHQDPHPQLDCELPDQPLDEDSGSESESPSLLDKLLEERKAEEEGVKDSYRSSLFIPNV; this comes from the exons ATGGGCGGGGCTTTAGAGGCCGAGGACACAGCCactgactccgccccctcagtTGTCTTCCTAAGCTATCCCAGTATAGCCCCAGAATTGACACGAGTGTTGCCACATTTTAAATTGTTTCTTCCTTATGTGGGAGGTGGGAACCTGCTTCAGCCCTGCCCCAAATGTTGCCCTAGCATCT CCCTGGCAAGACCCAAACCGTACCAAGGTGTCCGCGTCAGAGACCCCGTCAAAGAactgctgaggaggaagaggagcctagagctgcagagcacaaagacggcgccccctgctgtg GATGCGGTGAATCCGAGCGGCCAATCGTCGTACGCGCCAG TCTTCAGCTCTGATGGCGGCGTGTGCCACCCCGCCGAGGCCAGCGACGCGGCGCAGCAGGGCTGGAGGGCCCCCCCTGGCGCCGGCGCCGGCCTGCAGCTGGGAGCGACCCCCTGGTCTCCGACCGACTGCGGCCAACAGGATGGCTCGACTCAGCCGATGGCGTACTCGGCCACGCCCGCCCTCGCCGCTGACGTGTACATGCAGACCCTGTGTCCCAGCTACACCATGCTGACCTACACCCACACCCCCCTGCTGACCAATTTTGGG ACCATACCGATGGCCCCTGCACAAGCTACCCTCCCTCAGATGGAGCTCCCAGACTCTGGGTTAACCTACCTCCCCTGGGCCCAACCCCTCACCACCATATCCACCATGTCCAACCCGGGGGTCCAGTTCGCCGCCAGTGCTGCAGCCCTTCCGGCGTCACCTCTGGTCCACATGCCTCTGTCCATGTCTCTGACCACCATGATCCCTCAGCCGGACCCTCAGACTACAGATCCGGAGCTCCACCAGGACCCACACCCCCAGCTGGACTGTGAGCTGCCTGACCAGCCTCTGGACGAGGACTCTGGGTCTGAGTCAGAATCCCCAAGCCTGTTGGATAAACTCCTGGAGGAACGAAAAGCTGAGGAAGAGGGGGTCAAGGACTCGTACAGGAGCTCCCTCTTCATTCCAAATGTCTGA
- the zbtb44 gene encoding zinc finger and BTB domain-containing protein 44 isoform X1 — translation MGAKTFTHSSSSHSQEMLEKLNALRNDGHLCDVTIRVQDKLFLAHKVVLACCSEFFRSKLLGRPEDEDKFVLDLHHVTVSGFAPLLEYAYTSTLSISTENIIDVLAAASYMQMFAVASTCSEFMKSSILWSPSSGNNGSNGNMEVDKAHEAPAESASSNCAMTPLDGSVSPVSSDCSVMERNVPVCRESRRKRKSFMTMASPESPLKCSAQMVTTSPQIPNPSPSFSDGAAQPMESSLAFPWTFPFGIDRRFHSDKAKLPESPRCLDQGAAGTSEVVVARRLGDYLACESSKVASSPVAAEEEDVRVKVERLSDEEVQEPPQPVSASQSSLSDQQTVPGSEQVQEELLISPQSSSIGSMDEGMSEGLPSMQNAPNSGSHAEDDERLEGIQYPYHLYISPSARSSTNGPDRPFQCPTCGVRFTRIQNLKQHMLIHSGIKPFQCDRCGKKFTRAYSLKMHRLKHEGKRCFRCQICSATFTSFGEYKHHMRVSRHIIRKPRIYECKTCGAMFTNSGNLIVHLRSLNHEASELANYFQSSDFLVPDYLSQVQEEEEALGVQYELEESQHPSAFPGGCAASSAAAAPLASSSSSSSSSSSSVHLPVIAQVSSSTQNCENFTDFRSPEPLDPLEVQGSPKADVAAEAKTDNGGGASSPDEERRRRQLASITAE, via the exons ATGGGGGCGAAGACCTTcacccacagctccagctcccacagccaggagatgctggagaagcTCAACGCCTTACGCAACGACGGTCACCTGTGCGACGTCACCATCCGGGTCCAGGACAAGCTCTTCCTGGCCCACAAAGTGGTTCTGGCCTGCTGCAGCGAGTTCTTCCGCTCTAAGCTCCTGGGCCGGCCGGAGGACGAGGACAAGTTCGTGCTGGACCTCCACCACGTGACCGTCAGCGGCTTCGCTCCGCTGCTGGAATACGCCTACACGTCGACGCTGTCCATCAGCACGGAGAACATCATCGACGTCCTGGCGGCGGCGAGCTACATGCAGATGTTCGCGGTGGCGAGCACGTGCTCGGAGTTCATGAAGTCCAGTATCCTGTGGAGCCCGAGCAGCGGCAACAACGGCAGCAACGGCAACATGGAGGTGGACAAGGCGCACGAGGCGCCGGCGGAGAGCGCCTCGTCCAACTGCGCCATGACGCCGCTGGACGGCAGCGTGTCCCCCGTCTCCTCCGACTGCAGCGTGATGGAGAGGAACGTCCCCGTGTGTCGCGAGTCTCGGCGGAAGCGCAAGAGCTTCATGACGATGGCGTCGCCCGAGAGTCCGCTCAAATGCAGCGCGCAGATGGTCACCACCTCCCCGCAGATCCCCAACCCCTCGCCGTCCTTCTCCGACGGCGCCGCCCAGCCCATGGAGTCCTCCCTGGCCTTCCCGTGGACCTTTCCCTTCGGCATCGACAGGCGGTTCCACTCCGACAAGGCGAAGCTCCCGGAGAGCCCCCGCTGTTTGGATCAGGGCGCCGCGGGGACGTCGGAGGTGGTGGTCGCGCGGCGCCTCGGCGACTATCTCGCCTGCGAGAGCTCCAAGGTGGCGTCGTCGCCGGTggcggcggaggaggaagacgtgAGGGTGAAAGTGGAGCGCCTGAGTGACGAGGAGGTCCAGGAACCTCCGCAGCCGGTCAGTGCCTCTCAGAGCTCCCTGAGCGACCAGCAGACGGTTCCTGGAAGCGAGCAGGTCCAGGAAGAGCTCCTCATCAGTCCGCAGTCCTCGTCTATAG gATCGATGGATGAGGGCATGTCTGAAGGTTTGCCCTCCATGCAGAACGCCCCGAACAGCGGAAGCCACGCCGAGGATGACGAAAG GTTAGAAGGGATTCAGTACCCGTATCACCTGTACATCAGCCCCTCGGCCCGGTCCAGCACCAACGGGCCCGACAGACCCTTCCAATGTCCCACCTGCGGAGTCAGATTCACACGCATTCAAAACCTGAAGCAGCACATGCTCATTCACTCCG GCATTAAACCTTTCCAGTGTGACCGCTGTGGGAAAAAATTCACACGGGCCTACTCCCTAAAGATGCATCGGCTGAAGCACGAAGGTAAACGCTGTTTCCGGTGCCAGATTTGTAGCGCCACATTCACGTCCTTCGGTGAATATAAGCACCACATGAGGGTCTCCCGACACATAATCCGCAAGCCGCGGATTTACGAGTGCAAAACGTGCGGGGCCATGTTCACCAACTCTGGCAATTTAATTGTACACCTGAGGAGTCTGAACCATGAGGCGTCCGAACTAGCAAACTACTTCCAGAGCAG TGATTTCCTCGTGCCCGACTACCTGAGCcaggttcaggaggaggaggaggccttgGGAGTCCAGTATGAACTGGAGGAGTCCCAGCATCCCAGCGCCTTCCCGGGCGGCTGCgccgcctcctccgccgccgcggCCCCgttagcctcctcctcctcctcctcttcctcctcctcctcctcggtccACTTGCCCGTCATCGCCCAGGTCTCCTCCTCCACGCAGAACTGTGAGAACTTTACCGACTTCCGTTCGCCGGAGCCCCTGGACCCCCTGGAGGTCCAGGGGTCCCCCAAGGCGGACGTGGCGGCGGAGGCCAAGACGGACAATGGCGGAGGAGCGAGTTCTCCGGACGAAGAGCGGCGGCGCAGGCAGCTGGCTTCCATCACCGCGGAGTGA
- the pou2af1 gene encoding POU domain class 2-associating factor 1 isoform X2 — translation MHWDKCGNLLQPCPKCCPSISLARPKPYQGVRVRDPVKELLRRKRSLELQSTKTAPPAVDAVNPSGQSSYAPVFSSDGGVCHPAEASDAAQQGWRAPPGAGAGLQLGATPWSPTDCGQQDGSTQPMAYSATPALAADVYMQTLCPSYTMLTYTHTPLLTNFGTIPMAPAQATLPQMELPDSGLTYLPWAQPLTTISTMSNPGVQFAASAAALPASPLVHMPLSMSLTTMIPQPDPQTTDPELHQDPHPQLDCELPDQPLDEDSGSESESPSLLDKLLEERKAEEEGVKDSYRSSLFIPNV, via the exons ATGCACTGGGACAAAT GTGGGAACCTGCTTCAGCCCTGCCCCAAATGTTGCCCTAGCATCT CCCTGGCAAGACCCAAACCGTACCAAGGTGTCCGCGTCAGAGACCCCGTCAAAGAactgctgaggaggaagaggagcctagagctgcagagcacaaagacggcgccccctgctgtg GATGCGGTGAATCCGAGCGGCCAATCGTCGTACGCGCCAG TCTTCAGCTCTGATGGCGGCGTGTGCCACCCCGCCGAGGCCAGCGACGCGGCGCAGCAGGGCTGGAGGGCCCCCCCTGGCGCCGGCGCCGGCCTGCAGCTGGGAGCGACCCCCTGGTCTCCGACCGACTGCGGCCAACAGGATGGCTCGACTCAGCCGATGGCGTACTCGGCCACGCCCGCCCTCGCCGCTGACGTGTACATGCAGACCCTGTGTCCCAGCTACACCATGCTGACCTACACCCACACCCCCCTGCTGACCAATTTTGGG ACCATACCGATGGCCCCTGCACAAGCTACCCTCCCTCAGATGGAGCTCCCAGACTCTGGGTTAACCTACCTCCCCTGGGCCCAACCCCTCACCACCATATCCACCATGTCCAACCCGGGGGTCCAGTTCGCCGCCAGTGCTGCAGCCCTTCCGGCGTCACCTCTGGTCCACATGCCTCTGTCCATGTCTCTGACCACCATGATCCCTCAGCCGGACCCTCAGACTACAGATCCGGAGCTCCACCAGGACCCACACCCCCAGCTGGACTGTGAGCTGCCTGACCAGCCTCTGGACGAGGACTCTGGGTCTGAGTCAGAATCCCCAAGCCTGTTGGATAAACTCCTGGAGGAACGAAAAGCTGAGGAAGAGGGGGTCAAGGACTCGTACAGGAGCTCCCTCTTCATTCCAAATGTCTGA